The window GAGCTCTACGAGTCATTCCCGACAACGGACCTTCTGATCCTCTCCACGCCCATACACTTCTGCGGACCCTCGTCGATACTCAAGACCGTCATCGACAGGTTCCAGCCCTTCTGGGAGAAGGAGCTCCCGCATCCCAAGAAATGCTTCCTGATGATGTGCGGCGGCGGCGAGAACCCCGACTTCGACATCACGGAGAAGATCGTCAAGGCTGTATGCGCCACAGCGAAGATGGATTACGCCGGATCCGTCCGCATCGCGAAGACGGATTCGGAGGATGCGGACATCAACGACGTAGTCCTGAAAGGATTGAAGTTCATATCCGATAAGGCCTGACCACGGTGCTCAGACCGTGGTCGAAGGAATAATCCACATAGGGTATGGTCGACGGGTAATCGTCGGCCACTACCTCCCATGTGCCAGCATCCAATGAGTTGCCGGCATCCAGGACGCAGTTCCTGTAGTATCCGAGGCGTACGAGCTTCTCCAGGACTCTCAGCACATCTCCTTTCTTACCGTTGCGGAGGACAGCTTCGCCCCTGTGCACGAAGATCGTGGGCACCACGGAGTCGGACACGTTGTTGATGTCGATGAGCTCCTCATCGGATTCTATGAAATGATAGGGCGCGAAAACCAGTTCCGCATCCTTGTTGAATGCGTCGAACACATCGTCCACCGTCTCGATGTAGGTCATGAACCATATGTCCGATCCCGGGAGCTTGAGGTTCTTCATGACCTTCTCGGAGAACTCCCTCCTGGCGAAACTGTTGCAGTCGATGATCATGGAGATCTTGCGCTCGTCGGCGGGGATTCTTTCAGCGACCTCCGCCCTGAAGTCCAGCATCCTGCTGCCTGCCTTGGGTGATACCGCAGAGAAGAACCCGTCCGTGACCTTCAAGGAGGAGTCGTATACCGCGAAGAATGCTGGCACATCCATATCTTTGGCATTGCATATGCCGTATAATATACTTGCAGATTTCCGGATCAGTCCTCATCACGGCTCCAGTCCGTGACGTCCTCGATGCATTCTTCCGTGTCCAGGAACACATCCTTGAGCTTTTCCTTGACCTCGTCCGATGCCTCCCACAGTCCGCGATCTATGGCCTCCTGCATTCTCTTCAGCATCTCCATGAGGGCGAAGGGGTTCTTCTCCTCCAGCCATTTCTTCGTATCCTCATCGAAGATGAACTTGTTGCAGTACTCATCGTACATCCAGTCGTCGATGGATGCCGACGTCCCGTCCCATCCGATCATGTACTCTGCGAGCTTGGACAGTTCTTGTGCACCGCGGTATCCGTGCTCCTTGATCCCAGCGAGCCATTTCGGATTCAGCACTTTGCTGCGGAAGATGAACTGGCATTCCTCGCGTGCGGTGCGCAGCTTGCTCTTGTCGGGATCGGAATCGTCGCCGATGAAGAACGAGGCATCCTGTCTCCCGTAGGTCCGGACGAAAGCGTTCAGACCTCCCATGTACTCGAACACGTCGTCCATGTCAAGGATGTCATGTTCCCTGTCGGGCATGTTCTTGATGGTAGCTTCGGACTTTGACAGCCTTCTCTTGAACTGCTCCTGTCTCGTCGCACCGTATAGGCCGCGGCCGTAGGCATAGCTGCTCCACAGCAGGCAGATGTCCGCCAGATCCTCCGTGGTCTTCCAAGCGGTCGTCGCTATGGCCAGATTGACCCCGCCGCCGTAACTGCCGGGCGGGGATCCGAATACGCGGAGCCTGGAGTTCTGTATGGCCTCGTCCTTCGGTACGCCGGCCGAGATGTCCTTCACGACATCGTTGCGGATGTTCGCAGCTATGTAGTTGTCCTCCTCGCTCTCATCCAGATCGGCCACAAGGTCCACGGCCTCGTTGAACAGTTCCACTAGGTTGGGATACGCATCGCGGAACAATCCGGTGATACGTATGGTCACATCTATCCTGGGCCTGCCGAGCTCCTCCAGGGGTATGACCTCGAGGCCGGTGACAAGGTCCCCGGTCTTGGACCAGATCGGGCGTATCCCCATCAGCCACAGGATGTAGCCGACATCATCCCCGTTGGTCTTCATGGTATCCGTGGCCCAGATGACCATGGCGATCTCGTGGGGATAGTGGCCGTGCTCCGACAGGAACCTTTCCAGCATCTGGTTTGCCATGCGCTTCCCGATTTCCCATGCGGTGACCGTGGGCACCGAATCGGGATCGATTCCGTAGAAGTTGCGGCCCGAAGGGAGGATCTTCACATTTCCCCTGGTCGGGGGTCCGGAAGGTCCTGGGGGGACGTAGCGGCCGTCCATCGCCGTCATGAGGTTGTCCATCTCCATGGATGTGTGGGACAGTCTGGGGTATGCCTCGTCTATCATGAAGTCGATGGCATTCCTGAAATCGTCGTCGATCCCGCATCCCCAGAAAGACGGGTCGTAGCAGAGGTCACGGTCGTATCCGGATGCTCTGAGTTCTTCCAGATGTTGGAAGAGTTCACCGTCCAGACGTTCCAGGGCAACGGACTTCAGTTCTCCGTCAGGGAGGGACCCTCCGGGGTCGGAAAGGCAGTCATCCACGTCTATTCCCATGGAGCCCGCGAATGCGGTGCGCAGAGGAAGTATATCGCCGTTCCTCACCCTCATGACCGAATAGATGCATTCATCCAGATGTCTTCCCTCGGGATTCCTTCCCAGAACATGGAGTCCGTCAGGGATCAGAGCGTCCTTGAAGTCGGAAAGGTAGGTGTGAACGTCCAGTATGCGTTCCTCAAAATCCTTCGTGGTGATGTCCTTGGGGATGTTCAGGTCCTCATCGAGATTTAGCGTTCTGACCTCCTCGAGGATGTTGGAGCACAGGAGCTCCCTCCTGCTCGAGTTAGGTGTGTTCTTGAGCGTGAAGTATTCGCGCAACAGGGAATCCAGTTTCTCCAGGCTCTCGTAGCTCCCGGCACGGGTCATGGTAGGATTGAGGTATGCTATAAGCACGGCCTCAACGCGTCTCTTTGCCTGTATCCCCTCTCCGGGGTTGTCTATGCAGAACGGGTAGATGTCGGGGAGTCCGTTGAGGATCATGCAAGGTTCGCATTTCTCCGATAGCCCGACGCTCTTACCAGGAAGCCATTCCATAGATCCATGCGTTCCCATGTGGATGACCGCATCGGCATGGAACTCGTCCTTCAGCCATCTGTAGAATCCAAGATACTGGTGGGGCGCGGGAAGGACGGGATCGTGATAGAGGGCGTCGGTCTGCTCGCCCCATGCACGTATCGGCTGATATGTGATCAGGATGTTCCCATCCAATGTGCCAGGCATCACCATTCCGTCAGATATGGTGGTGACTTTCCCGGGAGGTTCCCCCCAATGGCCCACAAGTCTCTTCTGGTTGAATGTCGGTACGGAGCGGAAGACCTTTTCATAGTCCTCCTTGGACTGAATCCCTGCAGCATGCTCGGCTATGTATTCGTCGGATTGGCTGTTCAGGTCGTTGGTAACGCCGTTGATAAGTAACTTGACAAGGGAATCCCCGTCATCGGGGATCGTATCCACACGGTATCCTGAATCAGACATCCTCTTGAGCATCTCCACAACGCTCTGTTGAACGTCCAGTCCTCCGGAGGAGCCTATGCACGAGGAATCGTCGCGCGGCTGATACATTATGATGGCAATCTTGCGTTCTGATGCGGGCTTCCTCCTCAGCATCGCCCAGTTGAGGCACATCCTGGACAGGTGTTCAATCCCGGCCTCTATCGGCAGCAGCTTCTTGTTCGAGTCCTCGGTGATGCAACCCATCGGAGTACCGATGATCTGACCGTCCAATTCGGGACGGATGACGAGGATGGTTATGTCGTACTTGTCAAGTCCTGATGCATCCTCTTCGAAATCGTTCCACCTGTTGTATATGCACAGGGCCTGTATCACTGGCACATCGGTCAGCGTCTTGTAGAAGTTACGTGCGATATCGACATCGAATCCTGATTCCTGCCCCCTCTTCGAATGCAGGAGGTTAGAAGATGAGATTGTGAGCAGCAGCACATCTATCCTCGACCTGTCGCCATCCATGAAGTATTTCCTGACGTAGACCGGCAGGCCCGACTCCCCGTTCACGGGAGGTGCGAGATGCGAGTAGAACACCGGTATGACGTTCATCCCGTTCTCTTCCAGTGAACGGATCATGCGGTCGATGTGCTTCGTATGACCGCTCTGCCAGTCGGTCTGCGTCATCACCATCCCGACCGTGGGCTTGTTTGGATCCAATGTTCTGAGGTATTCGTCGAAACCGATATCGCGGTCCATATCGGGGTGGTATATCCCGTCCTGGCGCGGGACGGTCGGTTCCGGGATCGGGACGTCAGGGCCGTTCAATCTGCGATTCAGCCATAGGATGATCCCTTCCTCGTTGCTGACACCCTTGTACATCAGATAGGTGCACAACAGCAGATAGTCCACATCGGTTCCTTTGAAGATCGGCCGGTAAGTGGGTCTCATCTCCTCCACGCCAGAGAATATCAGAACGACGGCATTCGTGGATTCCAGGATGGGCTCGATCTTGCTGTATCTCTTGAAGCGGTCCGGTTCTGCCATGCAGCGGACGATGACCATGTCCGAATCCGATATGGAGGTTATGGTCCTGTTCAGAAGATCGATGTCCTTGTCCAGGTCGCGGTAGTCCGCCGAGAAGATCTCACATTCGATTCCGTCTCCCTCTAGCTTCCTGGCAGCGGTCCTCAGATCGTCGGCGCCTTCGGCCTGGATGCTGATGTTCGTTATCTTCAGAACCATGAATATCAGTGGTGGTTTTGATTTTGCACTGCTGTTATTATTGTTTTCATGATTGGATTAGAAGGGGGTCATAATACACCAGTTAGCAGCCTGTTATCATGAAAATAGTATGATTATATGCTCTTTTGATTGACTTAATTTATATACAGAAACGAATTGGATGATGCATCCAATAAAATTGTGCTGCCGATTCGATAGAATCGTGCTAACGGTGTCATTCACAATCGGCGGCCACCGATTTCGATTGGATGATACGATTTGCGAGAGAGATCCAATGGTTCTGTTCAAAAGAAAGGCATCGGCCGGAGAAGACAAGGTTGAGACCATCGAGGATCTCGCGCACATAGAGGAGAAATACAAAGAGTCTACACTGACGGTAGGGATCCTCCTCATCGCCGGCGTCGCATTCATCTATTTTGCCTGTATCTTCGTCGGTACGGTCGGACTAAGCCCCGGCGTAGTTATCAATGTCTGGCTGGGGAATGAGACCTGGGGACACACTTACATCGTCGAGTACATCCGTATGCCCAGGATCGCATGTGCGGCCATAGTGGGCGCTGGGCTGTCGGTGGCGGGAATGGCCATGCAGGCCCTTTTCAAGAACCCGCTGGCCTCACCGTCCATCCTGGGAATCTCCAACGGAGCGGCCTTCGGAGCCGCCCTAGCCATGGTATACGGGGTCGGATTCGGGCTCGGTATGTACAACGTATCAATCATGGCCTTCATCTTCTGTTTCGTCACCATATTCCTAGTGTACATGCTGGCCACCACGCGTCACGGGACACCTACCGTGCTTCTGCTTCTGGCCGGAGTGGCCGTCGGGGCATTCTTCGGAGGGTGTACGTCAGCGTTACAGTATCTGACCGAATCCGATGCGCTCAGGGACGTGGTCTACTGGATGATGGGAAGTTTCAGCAGATGCGGATGGACTGAGTTCAAGATAGGTCTGATCACCGTCGGCATAGGTGTTGCGATGATCGCGCTGTGCGCAAAGGAGCTCAACCTCCTTTCATTGGGGGAACAGCAGGCAAAGAGCCTGGGGGTGAACGTGGTCCGCGTGCGCTACATGATCCTGATAGGTACGGCGATGTGCGTAGGGGGATGCGTGGCGATCAGCGGGACCATCGGTTTCGTCGGACTGATCATCCCTCACATCTTCCGTTCCCTATGCGGTCCCAACCACAAGTACCTCACACCCATCTGTATCCTCGGAGGGGCCATCTTCCTGATGCTCATCGATGCGGTCTGCCGTGTCGGCGGCGAGATGCCCATAGGGGTCATCACGTCGCTGATCGGAGCGCCGTTCTTCGTATACATCCTGAGGAAGAAGAAGACGGATTTCTGGTGATCATATGAAGATTAGCGTCAATGGCATATCATTCGATTACGATAGCAAATCCGTTCTCCACGACGTCGAGTTCAAGGCATACGAGGGCGAGGTCCTGGGGATACTGGGAGAGAACGGATGCGGGAAGACCACCCTGCTCAAGTGCATCAACAATCTGTTGAAGCCCCAGATGGGCTGCACGTCCCTGACCGAGATCAACGAGGATCTGCTGGACAAGAACAATCTCCAGAAGTACATGGATGAGAACGAGATCCATACCAATGACCTTGACAACAAGGAGATCGCCAGATTCATGGCCGTCGTCTCGCAGAGCGAGTACGTGTCATTCCCGTTCACCTGTCTGGACGCAGTCAAGATGGGAAGGTATGCCGACAAGAATTCCTATTCCCCGGCGGAGGAACGCGAGATCGTCTATCAGGCGATGAAGGACGCCGGCGCCCTCGAGTTCACCAACCGCCACGTCAACGAGCTGAGCGGAGGGGAGCTCAGGAGGGTCATGATAGCCAGGGCATTGGCGCAAAGGTCGGAGGTCCTGTTGTTGGACGAGCCGACGTTGCACCTCGATGTCATCCATCAGTTCGAACTGATGAACCTGATCAGGGATCTGGCACATGAGAGGAAATTGATAGTCATTATGGTGACACACGACATGATCCTAGCCGCGCGTTACTGCGACAAGGTCATCATGATGAAGAAAGGGAGCATCGTGGACGCCGGACTCACGGCGGACGTGATGACGCAGAAGAACATCAGGGACATCTTCCGCATAGAGACTGATGTGCAATACGATGAACGTATCGGCGGGCTGAACATCACCATGATAGGTATAGCCTCTCCCGATGAGAAAGAAACCCCTTAAGACAAAAGAATGAGGTCATAATATGAGCATGACAAAACCTTTGATCGCAGTCATCGCCGTCGTTGCAATCGTCGGCGGTGTCGCGGCATACGGTTTCTCCGCAGGTTGGTTCGACCAGGCACCTGTCGAGAAGGAGTATGTCGAATATGACAGTTCAAAGGGGTGGAACTCATGGGCGCCGAAGACATACGTCATCGATTCGTCCCTTCTGTCCGCATCCCCGTACAACACAATAACGGCAAGGAACCTCACTGAGTGGTACTACGATATTAAAGTCGAGGACAAGTACACGCTGAAGGACGTGCCTGCCGACTACTACACCTTCGAGAGTGTGGTCAGCCACAACGACAAGGGACAGCTCGTCATCAAGAGCTTCGCGAAATCCGATGCTGAGAACTACACATCCAGGGACATCGTCGTCGACAAGGTTCCCGACTATTGGATGACCTCAGGATCCCAGATCGTCACGATGTATTACATCCTGTGCGAGGTCCACGGAGTCAAGTACTCTGATTATGACGATGCCGTCCTCACCGAACTGTGGGACCTGATTTATGCCACGGATGCCGCAGGATACTCCCCTGACAGGATCACCAAGAACTACGGAATCCCGTCCACCAAGTTCCACGGAGAGATACTCAAGTCCTCGACCGATACCACAGGAAACACGGAACAGTACACCGATATTCTGGACGCTGTTCACAGCGAAGGAAAGACCATCATGTACACGATGAGCGGAAGCATGGTCAGCTGGGTCAACGGAAAGGCCACCTGGATCACGGAACAGTGTGAGGCCTCCGGCAACTACGCCACCATCTTCAACATCTCCAGGATCCCCAACGTCCTCGCCATGACCGAGGCCTTCGCCTACATCATGGGTTACGGAGACAAGGCACAGAGCATCATCGACAACATGAGGGTATCACTCTACAACACCCAGAAGGCCGCCGAGGCCGCTGCGGCGAAGTTGCCCTACCAGCACAGTGCTGTCAGCACGTATGTCAACAACGACTGGACATTCGGAACGGATTCCATGTCCCAGGAGTTCTTCGACATCATGCAGATCAAGAACATCTACACTGGAATCAGCAAGACGCTCGAAGGTCTGGATGAGATCGTCGTCGAGAAGCAGCCCGAGTTCCTCTTCATGACCGGAAAGGAACCGATAGACGAGAAGCAGCTCTACCGTATCAAATCCTGATCAAAACGACCGGTGGCCCTTCGGGTCATCGGCACCTTTTTCCCATCATTATTACACTTCTTCATTGTAATTTTAATCATTCATAAATTTTATTACCTAGTTTAGGTATTCCTAAAATTAAGATTCCGAAGGAACGGATACAGGTCCGCGATCCAGAAAACGTCTGTTTCTCGATGATGAGCTGAAGGCAACGGGCCCGAATTCGAATCCTAGGGGCGAAAGGACATGAAAGAGAAAGTGACGATAAAGAGGGGGACTCCTCAGGAAACACTCATGTTCCCCCTGTACGGGAGATACAAGGCCAACCAGATGTATCCGCAGCTGTTCAAGGATGTGACTGCGAAGGAGATAATCAGCCGCATTGATTACGATATAGAGCAGTCGGACATGGGGAAGGGCCCGCAGTTCGTCTACGGTATGAGGCAGGATGTGGCCGAAAGGAAGGCCAGGCTATTCCTCACCGACAACCCTGAGGGGATACTGGTCAACCTGGGCTGCGGTCTGGACACGATCTTCGATCACATAGACAACGGAAGATGCAGGTTCGCGAACATAGACTTCCCGGAGGTCATCGAGTTCCGTCAGAAGCTCTTCGATCCGAAGGACAGGGAGGTCAACATCGGCAGGGATGCCAACGATCATACGTGGATGGACGAGATAGGCTACAGTCCCGGGGACAAGGTCTTCATCATGAGCCTGGGTGTGCTGTTCTATTTCCAGCCCGAGGACGTGAAGGGGCTCATCGACGCCATAGGGAGACATTTCCCTGATGCCACAATGTGCTTCGACTACGAGAACGCCAAGATGCTCACCAAGTCCAACAAGGCCGTGGTGAAGACAGGCAACAAGGGGGCATGGATGCCCTTCAGCATGGAGGATGCCAGGAAGGAGATCGCAGCCTTCTCCGATACCGTGGAATCCGTCAGCGTGATGAACGAGATGCCCAAGGGCTACGAGGTTCTGCCTTTCTTCTACAAGTGGTTCTTCAAGCGCTGTCTGAAGAACGAATCGATGACATTCGCAGAGGTCAGGTTCAGGGTATAAGGTCTTGACGTGTCCGCATTCGGCCAGATGTCTGCAGTTCCTTCGGGACCGACGGAACCGAGGACATCAAGTTTATAATCCCCGCTCGTCGATTCGCGCTTGAGGTACCAAGATGGTAATCTACAAATGCACAAAATGTCCCAACGCCTTCGAGGCGGTCGTGAAAGCCGCATGCACCCCCAAGTGCTGCGGAGAGCCCATGGAGCCCCTAGAGGCCAAGACAGGCAACCCTGCGGAGGAGAAGCACGTCCCCTTCGTCGAGTGGAAGGATGGAGGAGTCCTCGTCAAGGTCGGCAAGGAGGCCGGACACCCGATGACCGAGGACCACTACATCGTGTTCATCCAGATCTGTGCCGACGGTATCATGATGAGGAAGTACCTCAAACCCGGAGACGCGCCGGAGGCCTTCTTCAAGACCGAGGCCAAGACCATTAGGGCTTGGGAATACTGCAACAAGCACGGTCTCTGGAAGTCCAACCAATGACCTCAAACGTCCCCGCAAGGGGACAATCCTTCTTCTTTTCAGATCATCAGCGACGGATACAGAGCTATCAGCGCTATGTAGACCACATAGATGCTGACGAACACACCGCCTGCCAGCCTGTCGATCCTGTTCCTGAATCTCACGAACAGGAACATTGCGATGGCCAAGATTATCATGAACGGGATGTGGAACATTATCAGTGAATCCGACACGGGTATCTTGGTGAGGGATGCACCGATTCCCAGCACGAACATGATGTTGAAGATGTTGCTTCCCACGATGTTCGCCACGGCAAGGTCCGCCTCTCCGCGGCGGGCCGCGATGAGACTGATGCAGATTTCCGGAAGGGACGTTCCGATGGCAACGACGATAAGTCCGATGATCAGGTCGGGGACGCCGAGCATCTCCGCGAGACCCACTGCACCCTCCACGAAGTATTTGGCACCGAAATAGAGTAGCACGAGTCCTATGAACACCAGTATAGCGAGGAAAGGCGTGGTCAGCGTCTCTTCGGTGACCTCCTCGACGTAAGCGGCCTTCCCTTCCTCGTCCGAGGCCTTCATCTTGAATACCACGGCAAGGAACACGAACAGCGAAGCGATCAGCACCAGGCCGACGTAGAAATCGATGATGTCGAGAAGTGCCAGACCAAGGAGGGCGAACGATGCGATGAGCATCGTGAACAGCTCCAGCCTCATGCTCTTGTACACTGCCGCCATGGGTCCGACGATGGCCGCGAGACCGATGGCGAGACCAACATTGGCGATGTTGCTGCCGACCACGTTCCCCATGATCAGCTCGGGGTGGCTGACGCTGACGATGGATGTGATCGCCTCAGGCGCAGAAGACCCGAACGCGACGACAGTGAGTCCGATGATGAACGGGGCGATCCCGAGGCGCAACGCGAGACCCTTCGCACCGCGAACAAGCCAATCGGAGCCGAAATAGAGCATCAGGCTACCGGCGGCTAGCATTATCACGATCCAAAGGACGTCCATGCCCCGCCATTGTCGGAGCTGTATAAGATTCTTACAATTAATGGAAAGGAAGCGGGGAAGACCCCGCATTGTTCACTCACTCGAACTCGATGGATACGGGTTTCTTGAGTGCGAGTCCGGCCTCCGCCTCGATGCACTTGATGATCGCGCATGGCACGGGGCACGCGGTGTGCTTCAGGCATTCGGATGCCTTGGCGTACACACCGGACACGTTGAACGGCTCTCCCATGGCGCTGTAGGGGTTGATGCCCTCCAGCGGGCTCATGCTCCTCACCATGGGGCAGTCGCTCTCGATCTCGACCTTGACGGACATCATGTCGTCGCCAAGGGTGGCTGTTATCTTGCTGTTCATGGCGCAGATACCTGCGCAAACCTTGCATGTTGTCGCACACATCTCTCTCGCCTCAGTTCCACCAGTCGGCCTTGCGGTCAATGGTCTCGTCCCTGTCCGGTCCGAGGCTGATCAGGTCAGCTGGCACTTTGAGATACTTCTCGATGAACTCTATGTATTCCCTCATCTCGCCGGGCAGGTTGTCGTAGCCTCCCCTGACGACCTCCATGGTGTCCTTCCAGCCCTTCCATCCCTTGAAGTTCTCGTAGACGGGCTTGGCCCTGTTGAGCTTGGCGATGGATGCGGGGAAGTGCTTGACCTCCTCCCCGTCGATCTCGTACGCCACGCAAACCGGGAGCTCCGGGATGTCGTTGAGGACGTCGATCTTGGTTATTCCGAGGGATGTGAAACCGCAGAGCCTGGAAGCGTGCTCGACCACGACGAGGTCGAGCCATCCGCACCTCCTTCCCCTGCCTGTGGTGACTCCGAACTCCCCTCCCTTCTTTTGGAGCTCGTCGCCCATCGGACCCTTGATCTCGGATACGAACGGTCCCTCTCCTACACGGGTGGTGTACGCCTTGACGATACCTACGACCTTGTCGATCCTGTTGGGTGCCACTCCGGATCCGGTGCAGATTCCGCCGCCGCATGTCGCTGACGATGTCACATAGGGATATGTTCCGTGGTCGATGTCCAGCATCGCTCCCTGGGCGCCTTCGAAAACCACGTTCTTGCCCTGGTCCAGGGCATCGTTGATGAGCACGGAGGTGTCGCAGATGCAGTCGCCGATGAGGTCCTTCCAGCCAAGCATCTTGTCCAGGAGGGACTCGTTGGTGCACGAGCACTGCTCGGCATCCATCATCTTCATGAGGTCCTTCTTGTACGGGAGGATGAATGCGATCTTCTCCTTGAGGAGGTCCTCCTCCAGCAGGTCGCCGGCCCTGAATCCGATCCTAGCGATCTTGTCCTGGTAAGTGGGGCCGATACCCTTCTTGGTGGTACCGACGCTGTTCTTCCCGCGGTACTTCTCCTCGGCTCCGTCCAGCTTCTTGTGGTATCCCATGATCAGATGGGCCCTGTCGGAGATCCTGAGACCGTCGATGCTGCCGCCGTTGGCCTTGACCTGCTCGATCTCGTCCGCCAGCTCCTCCAGGTTCACGACGACCCCGTTTCCGATGACCGCCAGCTTGCCGGGTCTCACGACACCCGAGGGGAGTCCGTGAAGCTTGTACACCTTGTCGTCCACGACGATGGTGTGTCCGGCGTTGTTACCGCCCTGAAAACGAACGATGAGATCGGAATTCTCATCGAGATAGTCTGTCAGTTTTCCTTTTCCTTCGTCCCCCCACTGGGACCCGATGATTGCTA of the methanogenic archaeon mixed culture ISO4-G1 genome contains:
- a CDS encoding cobaltochelatase CobN, which codes for MVLKITNISIQAEGADDLRTAARKLEGDGIECEIFSADYRDLDKDIDLLNRTITSISDSDMVIVRCMAEPDRFKRYSKIEPILESTNAVVLIFSGVEEMRPTYRPIFKGTDVDYLLLCTYLMYKGVSNEEGIILWLNRRLNGPDVPIPEPTVPRQDGIYHPDMDRDIGFDEYLRTLDPNKPTVGMVMTQTDWQSGHTKHIDRMIRSLEENGMNVIPVFYSHLAPPVNGESGLPVYVRKYFMDGDRSRIDVLLLTISSSNLLHSKRGQESGFDVDIARNFYKTLTDVPVIQALCIYNRWNDFEEDASGLDKYDITILVIRPELDGQIIGTPMGCITEDSNKKLLPIEAGIEHLSRMCLNWAMLRRKPASERKIAIIMYQPRDDSSCIGSSGGLDVQQSVVEMLKRMSDSGYRVDTIPDDGDSLVKLLINGVTNDLNSQSDEYIAEHAAGIQSKEDYEKVFRSVPTFNQKRLVGHWGEPPGKVTTISDGMVMPGTLDGNILITYQPIRAWGEQTDALYHDPVLPAPHQYLGFYRWLKDEFHADAVIHMGTHGSMEWLPGKSVGLSEKCEPCMILNGLPDIYPFCIDNPGEGIQAKRRVEAVLIAYLNPTMTRAGSYESLEKLDSLLREYFTLKNTPNSSRRELLCSNILEEVRTLNLDEDLNIPKDITTKDFEERILDVHTYLSDFKDALIPDGLHVLGRNPEGRHLDECIYSVMRVRNGDILPLRTAFAGSMGIDVDDCLSDPGGSLPDGELKSVALERLDGELFQHLEELRASGYDRDLCYDPSFWGCGIDDDFRNAIDFMIDEAYPRLSHTSMEMDNLMTAMDGRYVPPGPSGPPTRGNVKILPSGRNFYGIDPDSVPTVTAWEIGKRMANQMLERFLSEHGHYPHEIAMVIWATDTMKTNGDDVGYILWLMGIRPIWSKTGDLVTGLEVIPLEELGRPRIDVTIRITGLFRDAYPNLVELFNEAVDLVADLDESEEDNYIAANIRNDVVKDISAGVPKDEAIQNSRLRVFGSPPGSYGGGVNLAIATTAWKTTEDLADICLLWSSYAYGRGLYGATRQEQFKRRLSKSEATIKNMPDREHDILDMDDVFEYMGGLNAFVRTYGRQDASFFIGDDSDPDKSKLRTAREECQFIFRSKVLNPKWLAGIKEHGYRGAQELSKLAEYMIGWDGTSASIDDWMYDEYCNKFIFDEDTKKWLEEKNPFALMEMLKRMQEAIDRGLWEASDEVKEKLKDVFLDTEECIEDVTDWSRDED
- a CDS encoding iron ABC transporter ATP-binding protein; protein product: MKISVNGISFDYDSKSVLHDVEFKAYEGEVLGILGENGCGKTTLLKCINNLLKPQMGCTSLTEINEDLLDKNNLQKYMDENEIHTNDLDNKEIARFMAVVSQSEYVSFPFTCLDAVKMGRYADKNSYSPAEEREIVYQAMKDAGALEFTNRHVNELSGGELRRVMIARALAQRSEVLLLDEPTLHLDVIHQFELMNLIRDLAHERKLIVIMVTHDMILAARYCDKVIMMKKGSIVDAGLTADVMTQKNIRDIFRIETDVQYDERIGGLNITMIGIASPDEKETP
- a CDS encoding iron ABC transporter permease protein — encoded protein: MHPIKLCCRFDRIVLTVSFTIGGHRFRLDDTICERDPMVLFKRKASAGEDKVETIEDLAHIEEKYKESTLTVGILLIAGVAFIYFACIFVGTVGLSPGVVINVWLGNETWGHTYIVEYIRMPRIACAAIVGAGLSVAGMAMQALFKNPLASPSILGISNGAAFGAALAMVYGVGFGLGMYNVSIMAFIFCFVTIFLVYMLATTRHGTPTVLLLLAGVAVGAFFGGCTSALQYLTESDALRDVVYWMMGSFSRCGWTEFKIGLITVGIGVAMIALCAKELNLLSLGEQQAKSLGVNVVRVRYMILIGTAMCVGGCVAISGTIGFVGLIIPHIFRSLCGPNHKYLTPICILGGAIFLMLIDAVCRVGGEMPIGVITSLIGAPFFVYILRKKKTDFW
- a CDS encoding sodium/calcium exchanger protein, which gives rise to MDVLWIVIMLAAGSLMLYFGSDWLVRGAKGLALRLGIAPFIIGLTVVAFGSSAPEAITSIVSVSHPELIMGNVVGSNIANVGLAIGLAAIVGPMAAVYKSMRLELFTMLIASFALLGLALLDIIDFYVGLVLIASLFVFLAVVFKMKASDEEGKAAYVEEVTEETLTTPFLAILVFIGLVLLYFGAKYFVEGAVGLAEMLGVPDLIIGLIVVAIGTSLPEICISLIAARRGEADLAVANIVGSNIFNIMFVLGIGASLTKIPVSDSLIMFHIPFMIILAIAMFLFVRFRNRIDRLAGGVFVSIYVVYIALIALYPSLMI
- a CDS encoding O-methyltransferase, producing the protein MKEKVTIKRGTPQETLMFPLYGRYKANQMYPQLFKDVTAKEIISRIDYDIEQSDMGKGPQFVYGMRQDVAERKARLFLTDNPEGILVNLGCGLDTIFDHIDNGRCRFANIDFPEVIEFRQKLFDPKDREVNIGRDANDHTWMDEIGYSPGDKVFIMSLGVLFYFQPEDVKGLIDAIGRHFPDATMCFDYENAKMLTKSNKAVVKTGNKGAWMPFSMEDARKEIAAFSDTVESVSVMNEMPKGYEVLPFFYKWFFKRCLKNESMTFAEVRFRV
- a CDS encoding NADPH-dependent FMN reductase, with protein sequence MKAMIVCGSAERKGVTHRMCNEAARFLQSQGWEVEFYMIAEMYVGHCKDCGLCKDGVCPLKDDMNELYESFPTTDLLILSTPIHFCGPSSILKTVIDRFQPFWEKELPHPKKCFLMMCGGGENPDFDITEKIVKAVCATAKMDYAGSVRIAKTDSEDADINDVVLKGLKFISDKA
- a CDS encoding desulfoferrodoxin encodes the protein MVIYKCTKCPNAFEAVVKAACTPKCCGEPMEPLEAKTGNPAEEKHVPFVEWKDGGVLVKVGKEAGHPMTEDHYIVFIQICADGIMMRKYLKPGDAPEAFFKTEAKTIRAWEYCNKHGLWKSNQ